The Primulina eburnea isolate SZY01 chromosome 8, ASM2296580v1, whole genome shotgun sequence genome contains a region encoding:
- the LOC140839771 gene encoding serine/threonine-protein kinase D6PKL2-like translates to MGSFRGKCEIVELKDQTVRHVRALEKEQKPPNTKNGSNKPLKADIDKLFEAVNLRASKSIDLSEFHGNASKKPMRVAGSHSSGIGFSEPVTLKQALRGLCISQAAEVAAMKRLSLTTASPRISEASRITELYRSVVTEAGESGYSVNEDGKPEIKKFPVLQESISNSSNLVPGMIQDSVLKLGTQSPCPNLGGKRIIRDPKCASNEEREIDNCSSIKLPQHFDEPETKLMNQGAHSSHFPLPLLPKGAESSLVHDNISPALETDKQIVGSVSMVEEAHSKVSVLPHHSGGDSMPKPDKKISVSNKVPSVPNMDYSYSKPVSKTAAKLKRKSKLQTAPKSTSRVVKSIIISKNLVIKRPKKIDSKMSYKASCGLNNGPMDLICHKCQCSLKGLSKDPQETTSAEVFTGIMSNESKPVGVQTHWENRGTLVVKTKGDISQSSKSSVCDFSSSTTSLSEESNLSGSTLGNRPHMSKDVSWEAISRIAQHGFLGLSHFNLFKKLGSGDIGTVYLAELIGADCLFAIKVMDNEFLARRNKMPRAHMEREILKMLDHPFLPTLYAQFTSDNLSCLVMEFCPGGDLHVLRQKQPGRYFPEQEARFYVAEVLLALEYLHMLGIVYRDLKPENILVRKDGHIMLSDFDLSLRCTVNPTLVKSSSIPEPPRVSGPCAGSNCIDPFCSGPSCKMSCFSPRLLPSGARRKLKPDAAAAQARLLPQLVAEPTDARSNSFVGTHEYLAPEIVKGEGHGSAVDWWTFGVFLYELLYGKTPFKGSGNDETLTNVVLQSLKFPDTPIVSFQARDLIRGLLMKDPKYRLGTETGAAEIKRHPFFQGLNWALIRCATPPQIPEFHESGHLPMAPSQGEKLVNCGGDGEHLEFELF, encoded by the exons ATGGGTTCTTTTCGTGGGAAATGTGAAATAGTGGAGTTGAAGGATCAAACAGTTCGTCATGTTAGAGCACTGGAAAAAGAACAAAAGCCACCAAACACAAAAAATGGATCAAACAAACCATTAAAAGCTGACATTGACAAGCTTTTCGAAGCTGTCAATCTTAGAGCATCCAAGAGTATAGATTTATCCGAATTTCATGGAAATGCTTCGAAGAAGCCTATGCGGGTTGCTGGCTCTCATTCATCAGGGATAGGATTTTCCGAGCCCGTCACTTTGAAACAAGCTCTCAGGGGACTGTGTATTTCTCAGGCTGCAGAGGTGGCTGCCATGAAGCGGCTGTCGTTGACTACTGCGTCTCCGAGGATCTCGGAAGCCAGTAGAATCACAGAATTGTACAGGTCTGTTGTAACAGAAGCCGGTGAATCTGGTTACTCCGTAAATGAAGATGGAAAGCcggaaataaaaaaatttccggTTCTCCAAGAAAGTATCTCAAATTCTTCAAACTTGGTACCTGGTATGATTCAAGATTCTGTGCTGAAGTTAGGAACCCAAAGTCCATGCCCTAATTTAGGTGGCAAACGAATCATAAGAGACCCAAAATGTGCTTCAAATGAGGAAAGAGAAATTGATAATTGTTCTTCCATAAAGCTTCCGCAGCACTTTGACGAGCCTGAGACAAAGCTCATGAACCAGGGTGCCCATTCTTCTCATTTTCCCCTTCCTTTACTCCCTAAGGGTGCAGAATCCTCTCTTGTGCATGACAACATATCACCTGCATTAGAAACTGATAAGCAGATAGTGGGATCTGTAAGCATGGTTGAAGAAGCACACAGCAAGGTTTCAGTTCTGCCCCATCATAGTGGCGGTGATAGTATGCCAAAGCCGGACAAGAAAATTTCAGTCTCAAATAAGGTGCCAAGTGTCCCAAATATGGATTACTCATACTCGAAACCAGTGAGTAAAACAGCAGCCAAATTGAAACGGAAATCAAAGTTGCAGACTGCACCCAAGAGCACCTCTCGTGTAGTCAAATCGATCATCATAAGCAAGAATCTTGTCATAAAAAGACCAAAGAAAATAGATTCTAAAATGTCTTACAAAGCAAGTTGCGGTCTGAACAATGGTCCTATGGATTTGATCTGCCACAAGTGCCAATGTTCTTTGAAGGGTTTGAGCAAGGATCCCCAAGAAACTACTAGTGCTGAAGTTTTTACTGGCATTATGAGCAATGAAAGCAAACCAGTTGGAGTTCAGACCCATTGGGAAAATAGAGGCACTCTCGTTGTTAAAACAAAAGGGGATATCTCCCAAAGCTCAAAAAGCAGTGTTTGTGATTTTAGTAGTAGCACCACTAGCCTTAGTGAAGAGAGCAATCTAAGTGGATCAACTCTTGGAAACAGACCTCATATGTCTAAGGATGTGAGTTGGGAAGCAATCAGCCGCATTGCCCAACATGGTTTCTTGGGTCTGAGTCACTTTAACTTGTTTAAAAAACTTGGTTCCGGAGACATTGGTACAGTTTATCTTGCCGAATTGATAGGAGCAGACTGCCTATTTGCCATAAAGGTCATGGATAACGAATTCTTGGCAAGAAGGAATAAGATGCCTAGAGCTCATATGGAACGAGAAATTCTCAAGATGTTGGATCACCCGTTTCTCCCGACACTTTATGCCCAATTTACGTCGGACAATTTATCATGTTTAGTTATGGAGTTTTGTCCTGGTGGAGATCTACACGTCCTCCGGCAGAAGCAGCCCGGGCGATATTTCCCTGAACAGGAGGCAAG ATTCTATGTGGCTGAGGTGCTTCTTGCTCTGGAATATTTGCACATGCTAGGTATCGTGTATCGAGATCTTAAACCGGAAAACATTCTTGTCCGCAAAGATGGTCACATTATGCTATCGGATTTTGATCTTTCGCTTAGATGTACAGTTAACCCAACTCTAGTTAAATCTTCATCAATACCCGAGCCACCTCGGGTCTCTGGACCATGTGCTGGGTCTAATTGCATAGACCCTTTTTGTAGCGGCCCCTCCTGTAAAATGTCGTGCTTTAGTCCTAGGCTTCTACCTTCGGGTGCAAGGAGGAAGCTAAAACCCGATGCTGCAGCAGCACAAGCTAGATTGTTACCTCAGCTCGTGGCAGAACCAACAGATGCACGGTCCAACTCCTTTGTTGGCACACATGAGTACTTAGCTCCAGAGATCGTCAAAGGCGAAGGCCATGGTAGTGCTGTCGATTGGTGGACATTTGGCGTGTTTCTGTACGAGCTACTTTACGGGAAGACGCCCTTTAAAGGCTCTGGAAATGATGAGACGTTGACTAATGTGGTGTTGCAGAGTCTCAAATTTCCGGATACCCCTATTGTTAGTTTTCAGGCCAGGGATCTCATTAGAGGTTTACTGATGAAGGACCCCAAGTATCGTTTGGGTACAGAAACAGGAGCTGCTGAGATTAAACGACACCCGTTTTTCCAAGGCCTGAATTGGGCACTCATACGATGTGCCACGCCTCCTCAGATACCCGAGTTCCATGAGTCGGGACATTTGCCGATGGCCCCATCTCAGGGGGAGAAGTTGGTAAATTGTGGTGGTGATGGAGAGCATCTAGAGTTCGAGTTGTTCTAA